Proteins encoded by one window of Candidatus Paceibacterota bacterium:
- the dnaX gene encoding DNA polymerase III subunit gamma/tau, with the protein MQVALYRKYRPGNFQEVIGQEHIVSVLENEAKTGKVSHAYLFSGSRGVGKTSIARIFSKTLGVSPDDIYEIDGASNRRIEDVRAIREAVHTLPYHSKYKVYIIDEVHMLTTEAFNALLKTLEEPPPHVIFILATTEAHKLPDTVVSRCEHFIFRKPSHKSVMESVQNVAKEEGCSLGKASASLIATLAEGSFRDALSTLQKIIHSSSDNKLSEDEVEKVLGAPKHGLVMGVIDGVANTDTEKALSSVRQASESNADMQIFLKMILRDLRFVLLLRFAKDMKEMVASETGEEEFEKLFELSKTAKGINSKTLINFLEAESRQKYASILELPIEIAIMKSCEVQV; encoded by the coding sequence ATGCAAGTAGCACTCTATAGAAAATATCGGCCGGGGAATTTTCAGGAAGTAATAGGTCAGGAACACATTGTTTCTGTTTTAGAAAATGAAGCCAAGACTGGCAAAGTTTCTCACGCGTATCTTTTCTCTGGTTCTAGGGGGGTAGGTAAAACTAGTATCGCTAGGATTTTTTCTAAAACTCTCGGCGTTTCTCCTGATGATATCTATGAAATCGATGGCGCGTCAAACAGGCGCATCGAAGATGTGCGTGCCATCCGCGAAGCAGTGCATACTTTGCCTTATCACTCAAAATACAAAGTTTATATTATCGATGAAGTGCATATGTTGACGACGGAAGCATTCAACGCTCTGCTTAAAACTTTAGAAGAGCCGCCTCCACATGTCATTTTTATTTTAGCTACTACTGAAGCACACAAGTTGCCCGACACAGTAGTCTCACGGTGCGAACATTTTATTTTCCGTAAACCTTCGCACAAATCTGTCATGGAATCAGTGCAAAATGTAGCCAAGGAAGAAGGTTGCAGTTTGGGTAAGGCGTCGGCTTCCCTTATTGCTACTCTTGCCGAGGGCTCTTTCCGTGATGCCCTTTCCACTTTACAAAAAATTATTCATTCATCCTCGGATAACAAATTAAGTGAGGATGAAGTAGAGAAGGTTCTAGGCGCTCCGAAACATGGACTGGTCATGGGGGTGATCGACGGAGTAGCTAATACTGATACAGAAAAAGCTCTTTCGAGTGTACGACAGGCTAGTGAATCTAATGCTGATATGCAAATTTTTTTAAAAATGATTCTTCGCGATCTGCGTTTCGTATTGCTCCTTCGGTTTGCCAAGGACATGAAAGAAATGGTAGCGAGTGAAACGGGGGAAGAAGAGTTTGAAAAACTTTTTGAACTTTCTAAAACCGCCAAAGGCATCAATTCTAAAACGCTCATCAATTTTCTCGAAGCCGAATCGCGTCAAAAATATGCCAGTATCTTGGAATTACCGATTGAAATTGCCATTATGAAATCCTGCGAGGTTCAGGTATAG
- a CDS encoding tRNA-dihydrouridine synthase, with the protein MKKRSLVDMSPRAIPKIPITKIAKPSSNIQLDLLFIISISGIVVNMSNFWQEMKVKNNGEPILCLAPMADVTDSAFRHIISKYSSISHVTYTEFVSADGLCLAPLEGRKKLLKDLEFSEIERPIVAQFFTSKPENMERVARLAAELGFDGVDINMGCPDKSIEKQGAGAALIKNPKLARELIRAAKIGVQNKIPVSVKTRLGYNKDELDPPADGWLPELLAEEPAAIILHARTRKEMSLVPARWERIKRAVEIRDNLKSETLILGNGDVVDTDDARRKCRETGADGAMLGRAVFGNACLFSNHKPNLEEKLQILKEHIQLFHKNLGQVKSFAIMKKHFKAYLAGYEGVFDLKNKLMETNNAEEAVSLINALK; encoded by the coding sequence ATGAAGAAGCGATCCTTGGTAGACATGAGCCCGAGAGCCATACCCAAGATTCCGATCACAAAGATCGCCAAGCCTAGCAGTAACATACAGTTGGACCTCCTTTTTATAATAAGTATTTCTGGTATAGTTGTCAACATGTCAAATTTTTGGCAGGAAATGAAGGTCAAAAATAATGGAGAGCCGATACTTTGCCTTGCCCCTATGGCCGATGTTACTGATTCGGCTTTTCGTCATATTATTTCCAAATATTCTTCTATTTCCCATGTTACTTATACAGAATTTGTTTCGGCTGATGGACTTTGCCTCGCTCCTCTCGAAGGCAGAAAGAAACTTTTGAAAGATTTAGAATTTTCTGAAATAGAAAGGCCTATTGTAGCCCAATTCTTCACCAGCAAGCCAGAAAATATGGAGAGAGTGGCGAGGCTTGCGGCAGAGCTTGGCTTCGATGGGGTGGATATCAATATGGGTTGTCCCGATAAAAGTATCGAGAAGCAAGGCGCCGGCGCAGCGCTTATCAAGAATCCAAAACTTGCGAGGGAACTTATAAGAGCGGCAAAGATCGGTGTCCAAAATAAAATACCTGTGTCAGTCAAAACTAGGCTCGGTTACAACAAAGATGAATTAGATCCGCCAGCCGACGGATGGTTACCAGAGCTTTTAGCTGAAGAACCAGCGGCAATAATTCTCCACGCTCGCACTCGCAAAGAAATGTCTCTCGTCCCCGCCAGGTGGGAGCGTATCAAGAGGGCAGTAGAGATAAGGGATAATTTGAAATCAGAAACTTTAATATTGGGTAATGGTGATGTCGTAGACACTGACGACGCGAGGAGGAAGTGCAGAGAGACAGGTGCCGATGGAGCTATGCTCGGCAGGGCAGTGTTTGGCAACGCTTGTCTTTTTTCAAATCACAAACCAAATTTAGAAGAGAAACTCCAAATACTTAAAGAGCACATACAACTTTTTCATAAAAACCTAGGGCAAGTCAAAAGTTTTGCCATAATGAAGAAACATTTTAAAGCATACTTGGCAGGATACGAAGGCGTCTTTGATTTGAAAAATAAATTGATGGAAACAAATAATGCAGAAGAGGCTGTAAGTCTAATAAATGCCTTAAAATAA
- a CDS encoding AAA family ATPase — MNFTTLHKNIEPYRNALFVDNVFPKKLRSVLRYFLIFLTAASFAASFIDLVNEKYNTLPDGLFFLFLSLFIILFLLECFYNSSRFSFSENIKVEFSVADIVEKIDEYDVTLSFLNSPITSTLLFRLGISKEEQARFMVGQRTKVPSSSFILPENAVDYSTLAHAIYFADKSFQTFLSGREVNESDYKGAVDWVNAEFNLSMEEDRWWGKESLQAIPSIGTSLSFGIMTELSKFGRSIRRDIFFHSIDIKNKFRNKEILQLENALLRASEANAIVVDNDEGVARDIVLRLDKKIYLGQVHPLLEHKNIIEFDWPLLVSLNKDKARLQEEMFKLLRECENTGNVILYIANLHSFILDCKNAGINIQSVMEECLASPGIHVIAHSTKTDFYYFMELFPGLGKLFERVVPEEETVLSSMPPILEKAKLLETESKGKIFFTYPALAEVAELSDKFVAYGEMPGKALHLMEEVFTWGMQNNLFSLSRNDVSSFISEKMGLGVGAVSTKEGEKLSRLEELLHERIVGQEEAVKAVSSAMRRSRAGIGNPKRPIATFLFLGPTGVGKTETAKALAESFFGPPAGGENKIIRFDMSEYNGADALPRLIGSFSEGKIGDLSAKLHDNPYGVVLLDEFEKAAPDVHNLFLRILDEGKFTDAFQGEVSARNVIFIATSNAGSDMIWNIVREGKDIAASKDAIVDSLVEQHILKPELINRFDGVVLFKPLETLELRSVADKIFEKFAKRLREEKQIEIKLSSELLDYLVLHGADKEFGARSINRIMQEKIEDYVARKILSKEVRAGQTLELGVRDVM; from the coding sequence ATGAACTTCACTACTTTACACAAAAATATAGAACCATACAGGAATGCTTTGTTTGTCGACAACGTTTTTCCTAAAAAATTACGTTCTGTATTGAGATACTTCCTGATCTTTCTTACAGCCGCCTCTTTTGCCGCCTCTTTTATCGACCTGGTGAATGAAAAATACAATACGCTGCCTGATGGTTTATTCTTTCTTTTTCTTTCTCTTTTTATCATCCTCTTTCTTTTGGAATGTTTCTACAATTCTTCCAGGTTTTCTTTTTCAGAAAATATTAAGGTAGAATTTTCTGTCGCTGATATAGTAGAAAAAATTGACGAATACGATGTCACTCTATCCTTTTTAAACTCACCCATCACCTCTACCCTACTTTTTCGTCTTGGTATATCAAAAGAAGAGCAGGCTAGATTTATGGTGGGACAGCGTACAAAAGTACCAAGCTCTAGCTTTATATTGCCGGAAAATGCAGTCGATTATTCTACCCTTGCCCATGCCATTTATTTTGCAGATAAATCTTTCCAAACTTTCCTTTCCGGTAGAGAGGTAAATGAGAGTGATTATAAGGGGGCAGTCGATTGGGTAAATGCTGAGTTCAACTTATCGATGGAGGAGGACAGGTGGTGGGGTAAAGAATCTCTACAGGCTATCCCATCGATTGGTACTAGTCTCTCTTTCGGCATCATGACCGAGCTTTCCAAATTTGGTCGATCGATCAGGCGGGATATATTTTTCCATTCCATAGATATAAAAAATAAATTTAGGAATAAAGAAATACTGCAACTAGAGAATGCTCTACTCCGTGCTTCTGAGGCCAATGCTATCGTTGTCGATAATGATGAGGGTGTCGCTCGCGATATTGTCCTGCGGTTGGATAAGAAAATTTATCTTGGCCAAGTCCATCCTCTTCTCGAGCATAAAAATATAATTGAGTTTGATTGGCCCCTACTTGTTTCTTTAAATAAAGATAAGGCTCGTTTGCAGGAGGAAATGTTTAAATTATTGCGCGAATGTGAAAATACTGGCAACGTTATACTTTACATAGCAAACTTGCATTCCTTTATTTTGGATTGTAAAAATGCCGGTATAAATATCCAGTCGGTGATGGAAGAATGCCTCGCTTCTCCTGGAATACATGTCATTGCTCATTCTACTAAAACAGATTTTTATTATTTTATGGAGCTTTTTCCGGGTTTAGGCAAGCTCTTCGAAAGAGTTGTTCCGGAAGAAGAAACAGTGCTTTCTTCCATGCCTCCGATTTTGGAGAAAGCTAAATTACTCGAAACTGAGTCGAAGGGTAAAATATTTTTCACCTACCCGGCTCTCGCTGAAGTAGCAGAGCTTTCGGATAAATTTGTCGCTTACGGTGAAATGCCAGGAAAGGCACTTCATTTGATGGAGGAAGTATTTACATGGGGTATGCAAAACAATCTTTTTTCCCTTTCTAGGAATGACGTATCTAGTTTTATATCAGAAAAAATGGGCTTGGGAGTCGGTGCTGTGAGTACCAAGGAGGGAGAGAAGCTCTCTCGATTGGAAGAACTTTTACATGAACGTATCGTTGGTCAAGAAGAAGCGGTGAAGGCGGTAAGCAGTGCCATGCGTCGCTCCAGAGCAGGTATCGGTAATCCAAAAAGGCCAATTGCTACGTTCCTTTTCCTTGGCCCGACTGGAGTGGGAAAAACGGAGACGGCTAAAGCTCTAGCCGAAAGCTTTTTCGGTCCGCCAGCTGGCGGAGAAAATAAAATTATCCGTTTTGATATGTCGGAATATAATGGGGCCGATGCCTTACCTCGACTTATAGGTAGCTTCAGTGAGGGTAAAATTGGCGACCTCTCTGCCAAGCTTCATGACAATCCTTACGGGGTGGTACTTTTGGATGAATTTGAAAAGGCGGCTCCTGATGTGCACAATCTTTTCCTTCGTATTTTGGATGAAGGTAAATTTACGGATGCTTTCCAGGGTGAGGTGAGTGCTCGTAATGTTATTTTTATTGCCACTTCAAACGCCGGTAGTGACATGATTTGGAATATAGTACGTGAAGGTAAGGATATAGCAGCAAGTAAGGATGCTATCGTCGACTCGCTTGTCGAGCAACATATATTAAAGCCTGAACTTATAAATCGTTTTGATGGGGTAGTACTTTTCAAACCGCTTGAAACTCTAGAGTTGCGTAGTGTGGCTGATAAAATTTTTGAAAAATTTGCAAAAAGGTTGCGAGAGGAAAAACAAATAGAAATCAAATTGTCATCGGAACTTCTCGATTATCTAGTTCTTCATGGAGCCGACAAAGAATTTGGAGCTCGATCTATAAACAGAATTATGCAGGAAAAAATAGAGGACTATGTAGCCAGGAAAATTCTTTCTAAAGAAGTAAGAGCCGGCCAAACTTTGGAACTCGGAGTGAGAGATGTGATGTAA
- a CDS encoding Dam family site-specific DNA-(adenine-N6)-methyltransferase, which translates to MKINQISKVPPKPPTPPLKWAGGKRWLVPHLKPLWEKHKNKRFVEPFCGGLAATLGLLPEKAWLNDINPHLINLYTEIKKGLRIDIELSNEEKFYYRRRDQFNALLKDKNIKGKKTAELFYYLNRSGFNGLCRFNSRGFYNIPFGRHTTINYLRDFKEYKKSFRRWKFTHTDFNKMKLTKDDFVYADPPYDVSFSQYSMEGFSWEDQVRLAKWLSKHPGPVILSNHATKRILELYTSLGFEIQILDAPRIISCTGDRKKVKEVLATRNL; encoded by the coding sequence ATGAAAATAAATCAGATAAGTAAAGTTCCACCTAAACCTCCAACACCCCCACTAAAATGGGCTGGAGGAAAAAGATGGTTGGTACCTCATTTAAAACCTCTATGGGAAAAACATAAGAACAAGCGTTTTGTGGAGCCATTTTGTGGCGGTCTAGCGGCCACATTGGGACTGTTGCCAGAAAAAGCATGGCTAAACGACATCAACCCACACTTAATAAACCTGTATACTGAGATAAAAAAGGGGTTAAGAATTGATATTGAACTTAGCAACGAGGAAAAATTCTATTATCGACGCCGCGATCAATTTAATGCCTTACTCAAAGATAAAAATATAAAAGGTAAAAAAACAGCAGAGTTATTCTATTACCTAAACAGAAGTGGGTTTAATGGTTTGTGTCGTTTTAACAGCAGGGGTTTTTACAATATCCCATTTGGGAGACACACAACGATAAATTATCTCCGTGACTTCAAGGAATACAAAAAAAGTTTTAGGAGGTGGAAATTTACTCATACTGATTTTAACAAAATGAAATTAACAAAAGATGATTTTGTTTATGCTGATCCACCATATGATGTATCTTTTTCTCAGTACTCTATGGAAGGATTTTCATGGGAGGATCAAGTACGATTGGCAAAATGGTTATCAAAGCATCCCGGCCCGGTTATTCTCTCTAATCATGCAACAAAAAGAATACTGGAATTGTATACTTCTTTAGGTTTTGAGATACAAATACTCGATGCTCCAAGAATAATTAGTTGCACTGGCGACAGAAAGAAAGTCAAAGAAGTTTTAGCAACTAGGAATCTATGA
- the serS gene encoding serine--tRNA ligase, with product MLDIKFIRENKDLIKHAAKIKHVDFDVDKLLEVDEKRRALQLSYDEKRSFQNKEGTRMTVPGLAEEEKLLILKGLSIIKEEMKLIESDLKTVMLDWQKLMVSVPNIPDVSVPEGESDADNKEVKNWVPTPEKKFDFEPKDHIALMELHDMADFEKGASVAGFRGYFLKNDGARLEMALLQFALDHFSGKGFIPMIVPSLVRRETLLGTGYLPQGEEDLYKTQDGEYLAGTGEVAGMSYFADQVLEKKDLPKKILAFSPCFRREAGAHGKDVKGLYRVHEFLKLEQIVLCEASHEESVKFHEEITANAENMLQKLGIPYHVVINCGGDLGLGQVKKYDIECWRPSMKNYGETHSSSYFHDFQTRRLNIRYKDDSQNGESGLKFVHSLNNTAAAMPRLLIPLVENYQQADGSIVIPEILRPYMGGKEKIG from the coding sequence ATGCTTGATATCAAATTCATACGCGAAAACAAGGACCTGATCAAACATGCTGCTAAAATAAAGCATGTTGATTTTGATGTGGACAAACTTCTTGAGGTGGATGAAAAGCGGCGGGCTCTACAACTCTCTTATGATGAAAAACGTTCTTTCCAAAACAAGGAAGGCACTCGCATGACTGTTCCTGGCTTGGCTGAAGAGGAGAAGCTCTTGATACTGAAAGGCCTTTCGATCATAAAGGAGGAGATGAAATTAATAGAGAGCGACCTGAAAACGGTGATGCTTGATTGGCAGAAGCTCATGGTCAGCGTTCCAAACATTCCTGATGTATCAGTGCCTGAAGGTGAAAGCGATGCTGATAATAAAGAGGTGAAAAATTGGGTGCCGACTCCTGAAAAGAAATTTGATTTCGAACCCAAGGATCATATTGCTCTCATGGAGCTTCATGACATGGCCGATTTTGAGAAAGGTGCTTCTGTCGCTGGATTCCGAGGTTATTTTTTGAAAAATGATGGCGCCAGGTTGGAAATGGCCTTACTACAATTTGCTCTTGATCATTTTTCTGGGAAAGGTTTTATCCCGATGATCGTGCCTTCTCTTGTTCGTCGGGAGACGCTCCTTGGCACCGGCTATCTACCACAAGGAGAGGAAGATTTATATAAAACTCAAGATGGTGAGTATCTAGCTGGTACTGGAGAAGTAGCTGGGATGTCATATTTTGCTGATCAAGTTCTCGAAAAGAAAGATCTACCAAAAAAAATTCTAGCCTTTAGCCCTTGTTTTCGTCGCGAAGCTGGAGCACATGGTAAAGATGTGAAAGGCCTTTACCGGGTACACGAATTCTTAAAACTTGAACAGATAGTACTCTGCGAAGCTAGTCACGAAGAGTCGGTCAAGTTCCATGAAGAAATCACAGCTAATGCCGAAAATATGCTTCAAAAACTCGGCATCCCTTATCATGTCGTCATAAACTGTGGCGGTGACCTTGGGTTAGGGCAAGTCAAGAAATACGATATAGAGTGCTGGAGGCCTTCTATGAAAAATTATGGCGAAACTCATTCTTCTTCTTACTTTCATGATTTTCAAACACGCAGATTGAATATAAGGTATAAAGATGATTCTCAAAATGGTGAAAGTGGCCTGAAGTTTGTACACTCACTCAACAATACAGCGGCCGCTATGCCACGCCTCCTAATTCCACTCGTTGAAAATTACCAACAAGCCGATGGATCGATAGTTATTCCTGAAATCTTAAGGCCGTACATGGGAGGAAAAGAAAAAATCGGTTAG
- a CDS encoding ParB N-terminal domain-containing protein translates to MTNINLLNETPVKIEDLLLDPNNPRFSKHHNEITHVARVTDEDVQATAYAQMNDSANHFQIDELVEAIMADGFIQVDKIFVEKINTKYLIIEGNRRVTAVKKILKNHESKVKGFELLGEAGKALKVQLAKIPCIVIDTTQPGAKDMMRKILGLRHHGSILPWKPLPAAFNLYQQYMDEYCSGDANKARNPENFLYSPIVAKKVSAMFSVRWTDVREKIKLYRVYLQLLEASRNHPQVVSPDSFSMIEETLGRTALKNYFGYDENKSIFSDEGVEKILDMYFGLRGKNPVITEASAGSSNVRDFAFVVAEGTSEDVDRIFKDREKAGAVKAEVETKRSHRSLQNTLELVLNELNKINLGEIGSDGFAPNEMEHIANIDKKMTQLKRAAGIDKSKKS, encoded by the coding sequence ATGACCAATATCAATTTACTAAATGAAACCCCTGTTAAAATTGAGGATCTTCTTCTTGATCCAAACAACCCTCGTTTTTCCAAGCATCATAATGAAATTACACACGTTGCTAGGGTAACAGACGAAGATGTTCAAGCTACCGCTTATGCTCAGATGAACGATTCAGCGAATCATTTTCAGATTGATGAGTTAGTAGAAGCTATTATGGCTGATGGTTTTATACAAGTAGACAAAATTTTCGTTGAAAAAATTAATACCAAGTATTTGATTATTGAAGGGAACCGTCGAGTGACAGCAGTCAAAAAGATTCTTAAAAATCATGAAAGTAAGGTAAAGGGATTTGAATTATTAGGTGAAGCTGGTAAAGCACTCAAAGTACAATTAGCAAAGATACCTTGTATTGTCATCGATACTACACAACCAGGAGCAAAGGATATGATGCGTAAAATTTTAGGCCTTCGTCATCATGGCTCGATCCTTCCTTGGAAACCACTTCCCGCTGCATTTAATCTATATCAACAGTATATGGATGAGTATTGTTCGGGAGATGCTAATAAAGCGAGAAACCCGGAGAATTTTTTATATAGCCCAATAGTTGCAAAGAAGGTTTCTGCTATGTTTTCGGTTAGATGGACTGACGTACGAGAGAAGATTAAACTCTACAGGGTCTATCTACAACTACTGGAAGCGTCACGTAACCATCCACAAGTTGTAAGCCCGGACTCTTTCTCGATGATTGAGGAAACACTTGGACGTACGGCTTTAAAGAATTACTTTGGTTATGATGAAAATAAATCAATTTTCTCAGATGAAGGGGTTGAGAAAATTCTTGACATGTATTTCGGCCTCAGGGGCAAAAATCCAGTAATTACTGAAGCTTCTGCTGGAAGTTCCAATGTCCGCGATTTCGCGTTTGTTGTAGCCGAAGGAACGAGTGAAGATGTAGATAGAATCTTTAAAGATAGAGAAAAAGCAGGTGCAGTGAAAGCTGAGGTTGAAACAAAGAGATCTCATCGTTCTCTGCAAAATACTTTGGAATTGGTTCTTAATGAATTAAACAAAATTAATCTTGGAGAAATTGGCTCCGACGGATTCGCACCAAATGAGATGGAACATATAGCCAATATTGATAAAAAAATGACTCAACTAAAACGAGCTGCCGGAATTGACAAATCCAAAAAGTCATAG
- a CDS encoding cupin domain-containing protein, which produces MKGYVTNIEKLSLENNNFRKVLYTDKNSQLVLMSLLAGEEIGEEIHDVDQFLRVEKGTGTAILSDLPYNLADGSVIMVPAGTKHNIINTGADEMKLYTLYMPPHHKDGIIHKTKAEGEADTSDEFDGKTTE; this is translated from the coding sequence ATGAAGGGCTACGTCACCAATATCGAAAAGCTCTCACTCGAGAATAACAATTTCAGAAAGGTTCTTTATACTGACAAGAACAGCCAGCTCGTCTTGATGTCACTTCTTGCTGGAGAGGAAATCGGCGAGGAAATACATGATGTTGATCAATTTTTACGTGTAGAAAAAGGCACCGGTACGGCAATCTTGAGTGACCTTCCCTATAATCTTGCCGACGGCAGTGTCATCATGGTTCCAGCGGGTACGAAACACAATATCATCAATACTGGAGCCGATGAGATGAAGCTCTATACCCTCTACATGCCGCCACATCACAAAGACGGAATTATCCACAAAACAAAAGCCGAGGGCGAAGCCGACACCTCTGACGAATTCGACGGCAAGACGACTGAATAA
- a CDS encoding DEAD/DEAH box helicase family protein, with protein MFNLFKNKSGKPDWSFQLRAISSVVGDFQKDIRGRFLLVLPTGGGKTITAIRSLSEMFNKGHIAKDEKVLWVVHTLALYHHAKENFENEKNYSKFSLNQLLKSQVDVKMKADAVKALSTETKYKIIVIDEAHHAAADTYSELFEYPLGILGLTATPRRMDHRGLPFQKVSYSITFRELVHRRVVLLPKFLPEVRTEINVDATSLQDETQLEKFNNEERNKLISHYIFQEAEKYNLKKIIVFAGTNLHVKNLFETIENNNIRSKYKFDHVGYIYGGNNNDKNIANDKYLKWHHSQSSSVLVNCKILNEGYDDPNIDTVVMATPTNSILYYMQCIGRVVRTPEDHVNANAYVIEIVDRLPNVSYRIDNRWLFAEISDYLEPRIEDFKTIWPLLPISIFWKLFKIKAKISDLTFRDVTSIFLGKRVNLILFNDVPNGIIGQWRILSFPENAIQKIEMFNDLSENIEEYYNLNHDYLLERNYPDLVKLRPMNNRVYRSSLIAAMRRASNIKDKRGKVDSLVYLSIQ; from the coding sequence ATGTTTAATCTATTCAAAAATAAAAGTGGTAAACCAGATTGGAGTTTCCAACTTCGAGCAATATCGTCAGTGGTTGGGGATTTTCAAAAAGATATTAGAGGAAGATTTCTTTTAGTATTGCCTACTGGTGGTGGCAAAACTATTACAGCGATTAGATCACTAAGTGAAATGTTTAATAAGGGTCATATAGCAAAAGATGAGAAGGTACTATGGGTAGTACATACATTAGCGCTATATCATCATGCAAAGGAGAATTTTGAAAATGAAAAAAATTATTCAAAATTTTCATTAAATCAGCTTCTTAAGTCTCAAGTAGATGTGAAAATGAAGGCGGATGCAGTAAAAGCGTTAAGTACAGAAACAAAATATAAGATAATAGTTATAGATGAAGCTCATCATGCCGCAGCAGACACATATAGTGAGCTGTTTGAATATCCACTTGGAATTCTTGGGTTGACGGCTACTCCTCGACGAATGGATCATAGGGGTCTCCCGTTCCAAAAGGTGTCTTACTCTATTACATTTCGGGAACTTGTACATCGTCGTGTGGTCTTACTCCCGAAATTTTTACCAGAGGTTCGAACAGAGATCAATGTTGACGCAACATCTCTTCAGGACGAAACTCAACTGGAGAAGTTCAACAACGAAGAAAGAAACAAACTCATTTCTCACTACATCTTTCAAGAAGCCGAAAAATATAATCTGAAAAAGATTATCGTTTTTGCTGGTACGAACTTACATGTTAAAAACCTTTTTGAAACAATTGAAAATAATAACATTCGTTCTAAATATAAATTTGATCATGTTGGGTACATCTACGGTGGAAATAATAACGACAAAAACATTGCAAATGATAAATATCTGAAGTGGCATCACTCTCAGTCATCTTCAGTTTTGGTAAACTGTAAGATATTGAACGAGGGATATGATGATCCAAATATTGATACCGTAGTGATGGCAACACCAACTAACTCAATTCTTTACTACATGCAGTGTATTGGTCGTGTTGTAAGAACCCCAGAAGATCACGTGAATGCTAATGCATACGTGATCGAGATAGTTGATCGCTTACCCAATGTTTCGTACCGGATTGATAACCGTTGGCTATTTGCTGAAATTTCAGATTATCTTGAACCTAGGATTGAAGACTTCAAGACGATCTGGCCTCTTCTTCCGATTAGTATTTTTTGGAAACTCTTTAAAATTAAGGCAAAGATTTCTGATTTAACATTCCGCGATGTCACCTCTATCTTCTTAGGAAAAAGGGTTAATCTAATCCTCTTTAATGATGTGCCTAATGGCATCATTGGACAATGGCGAATACTGAGCTTCCCAGAGAATGCTATTCAAAAGATAGAGATGTTTAATGATCTTTCGGAGAATATAGAAGAATACTATAATCTAAATCACGATTATTTGCTTGAAAGAAATTATCCAGATTTAGTAAAGCTACGACCTATGAATAATCGCGTTTATCGTTCTAGCTTAATTGCAGCCATGCGCCGAGCATCTAATATAAAAGATAAGCGCGGGAAAGTTGATTCGTTAGTATATTTATCAATTCAATAA
- the dprA gene encoding DNA-processing protein DprA encodes MSYKIKSLAKDAWPPLLAEINDPPKQLWYAGEIPDYSRKLLCVVGSRKFTQYGKDATEYLIEGLRGYPITIVSGLALGIDSIAHRAAMKNNLPTIAVPGSGLEPKALHPQSHVRLAEEIVEKGGTLLNEFVPDFKATHYSFPLRNRIMAGMCSATLIIEAEEKSGTLITAKLTSEYNRELLALPGSIFSRSTTGPHMFLRLGATLVRNSNDILETLGIKVEDEKKVNDYSDCSENEMRIIEFLREPKEKDEIFSNSGLPAGEVQTILTLLSLKGHIKETLGEVRLN; translated from the coding sequence ATGAGCTATAAAATTAAAAGTTTAGCAAAAGACGCTTGGCCACCACTGCTCGCAGAAATAAATGACCCGCCAAAACAATTATGGTACGCCGGAGAGATACCTGATTATTCAAGAAAATTATTGTGTGTAGTGGGTAGCCGCAAGTTCACACAATATGGTAAAGATGCGACTGAATACTTGATCGAAGGTTTGCGAGGCTACCCGATTACTATAGTTTCAGGCCTTGCTCTCGGTATCGATTCTATCGCTCACAGAGCGGCAATGAAAAATAATTTACCCACCATCGCAGTTCCCGGGTCGGGATTAGAACCAAAGGCACTCCATCCGCAAAGTCATGTGCGATTAGCAGAGGAAATCGTAGAAAAAGGCGGCACTCTTCTAAATGAATTCGTTCCCGATTTCAAAGCGACTCACTATAGCTTCCCCTTACGTAATCGTATTATGGCTGGCATGTGCAGTGCGACACTCATCATAGAAGCAGAGGAAAAATCAGGCACTCTGATCACAGCCAAACTTACCAGTGAATATAATAGAGAGTTGCTGGCGCTTCCTGGTTCTATATTTTCAAGATCTACCACTGGGCCGCATATGTTTTTACGATTGGGGGCGACTCTGGTACGAAACAGTAATGATATTTTGGAAACACTTGGTATTAAAGTAGAAGATGAAAAGAAAGTAAATGATTATTCTGATTGTTCAGAAAATGAAATGAGAATTATAGAATTCTTACGAGAACCAAAAGAAAAAGATGAAATATTTTCAAACTCTGGCCTGCCAGCAGGCGAAGTCCAAACCATTCTCACTCTCCTCTCACTCAAAGGCCACATCAAAGAAACTTTGGGAGAAGTGAGGTTAAATTGA